CCGGGTTCGGGATTGATGGCCGCTATGGCAGTGTGGATACTTGCAGTTCCGGATGTGGCGGTTCGGCAGAACTCCACACCGAATTTGTCAGCAAACTGCTGTTCAAATTCTTTTACTACCGTCCCCTTAGTACAGTTGAGTGTTCCCGAATCAATTACTTTTTTTAGAATGTCAA
The genomic region above belongs to Deltaproteobacteria bacterium and contains:
- a CDS encoding DegT/DnrJ/EryC1/StrS family aminotransferase, giving the protein MQLPSDADYTGRNLGQQELDILKKVIDSGTLNCTKGTVVKEFEQQFADKFGVEFCRTATSGTASIHTAIAAINPEPG